The segment GCCCTGTAAGATAATAGAGTAGGAGAAGAGCTGTGAGCTGCATAACCTAAGCGAAGAATGACAAGACCAGAAGATGACTCTTACTTGCAGGAATCACAGCTATAGCACTTGATGTTCTTCGAGTTTTTGTAAAGCTTGCAGTCCATGCTTGAACTCGTCGGATGAAAGCTCAAGTCGTAGTATGAGGCGTTAACAGCAGGGTAACCACATCTACAAAAGGAGCAGAGTATCTCTGAGTCCTTGGGATAAATGGGATGATGCTAGGAAGCATTTCAATATCAAACACGCGAGATATAGAGGAATTCGTGAAACAACATACACAAACGATATACGTGACTTGCACAACTCGGAGTAGTATGAAACGAAAATATcttgcaaaagaaagaaaaggaataacaaacaaataataataacgaTAACTTACTCAGATGGCGGTCTGCAGCAACCAGCTTCAATAGGCGTTAGTTTTGCTAATTTGTATTGCTTGGCTGTCTGCAACAAAACAGCAGAAGCGTTAATAATTTGATTTCACAGATATAAATCATGAACAGGTTCAAGTCGGAACATGACCCTGTATCGTTTTGATAGGTTACTACAGTCATCAGTCTTGACAAGACAGCTTTTCAGATGCTTCCAGTTATGGGTGTTATTGAGCTGAAACAAATGAGCAAATGGTTAATCAATGCATGAAATTTTCATCTTAAGGCATCTGAAACAACTCCTATAACGATCAGGACATGATGCCTTTGCCCTATAACCTGCGACTTATTACTTCCCccgtcccaatttatgtggcaccgtttgacttgacacaaattttaagaaagaaaggaagactTGAATATTTGTGGTCCTGTGGCTATACATAATTTCATTAAGAGTAAAATGGAAATTTAAGTTAAATTgtttcaaattaaagaaaagtgaCACTCTTTTTGGGACGGGCTAAAAAGGGAagtgtgtcacataaattgtgACAAAGGTAATATTTGCATACAAGAGGTGCTTACTTGTTTTAGAAACCACGAACTGTAGTCATGAAGTTGATACTCCTTGTACCTGCCCACACAAAAACCATTAGTGACCTCACTCTTCTAAGAATATCACAGAagtaaaaggaaaaaggaaaactGGAAAAACTTGTGACGGTCTTGATGAGATATACAAGCACAATCCATGTCTTTGAGACACATTGAGAACCAAAGTGAGACTGAGCAAGACGTGGGTCGAGAAAAAGAGTGGATAAAGGGGAAGATACTGAAGGATGTGAAGAGAGGAGATATTGTGATCACAGACAGTATGACAAGTGATTGTACCTTTGTCCATTAACACTATGACCTGAGCTGTTATTCGTCACAATGAACCTGTGAcaaaacaaaccaaaataaGTGCCACAGTAATATGTAGGTATCAGCCATTTCTGACATCAGCATGCACATAGACACAAAATTGCCACCTTATGAGTTATGCCTGTTAACCCTGACACAACAGTAGTTGCCGTTTAATGAAGGATTCAATACGGCGAAGCAGTTTAGAGTTTCACGTTCAAGACAGATTGCAGATAGAATTAGTAATGAAGTCAACTGAAAACCAAACTGGACTCCTTGCATGCTTAGACTATCACTTGCTAGTGTAGTTTTTGTCACTGcgtgaaaaaaagaaaagaaggaaaaagcaGAAGAAGATTTAGTTGTGCATTCCCCTTTGCATTAAGTGGGCAGTATGGCTGGAAAGAAACTGTAGGTGCTTTTTCGTACGCCTTTAAAGGTCAGTGAACACCATATGTAAGTCTTTCTTCCTTTCCCTATACTACTTCACCAGTCTCCTCACAAGATGAATGGCTTAATCAACATACCTGACCAATATAAGAAATTTTTCCATCTTTGAGGCTAAAGAGGGGAACAGCACCATCACTTGGGTTGGTATCAATAAGTTGTGCTGTAACACTGGAACTTCCTATATGGTCCAGAAAAACTTAAGAAAGTCTTATGCCCTTTAGAGAGCATGTAGCATTACTACTTCACCTGCTGCAGTCTCAGCTGAGCTGCAGTCTCAGCTGAGCGGCTGAGCCACCGTGGCTTGCCACACTAACATTGAAAATTGTATTATGTTCCAGTAGAATCAGAGGAGTCCTCACCCAGGTATTTGGTTCAATACCAAAGGTAGTACGATGCGTGATTTGTGGTAAGCACAGCAGTGAGTTCTAACCCTGTTGCAAACCAAATCTGGTATTAAAGAGGAGAAGGGTAGAGGGGCGGATTATCAACAAGTTTTGGAGCAGAAACAACTGCTCTCTACCAATTGCTGGTTAACAAGGCCAAAGAACAGAATACTTGAGAAAGAATTCTCCTTTATGAAATAATCATCATTTGCGTGGTTAACTccaaaatgaaaaaggaaataggCTTCAACCTGGCGGTACTAGGGCGCTTACCAAATTTGAGCAAATCTATTTCACCATTTGACTCTTTTTAAAGCTAGTTTTAGTACATCAAAAGTTGTACCCAAAATCTAAGCATACTGCGCACAGGGACAACGGATCAGGAGTAAGATACACACAATGCTGGAACCTATAGAACTAGTTAAGGATATTCATGATATTGTATTTCTATTCTTCTCTATTAAAAGTGACTTAGCCCAAGACAGCAAAAGCTTGATTCACCAGCCTCCAAGAAGCAGAGTAGGTTCCGGTCAGGGACCAACCCAGAGGCAATGCCTTACAGTGCTGTAGCTAATTAGCTATTGATAGACTCCTAAAGAACCCTCAATAATACACCATTATGGCTTGTAAATTGGAAAgcataaaacaaataaaacaagcAGGATGctaaaaaaaactatagttACTTTTATACTTGATGAAGATGGATCATAAACATAGCAATGACTAAAATATCTTGGTGGACCACAACTACAGTTACGAATTTGGTCATGCCTTTTAACTTCGTACTGAAATCGCCtccatgaaaaaaattacacattTGGTGATTGTGTGCATGATAATTAGCCCAAAAAATGTCAATGAACATTATTTGTTATAGCACATATTCATGATAATTAACTTGATCTTGGGTATTGCAATACAAAAGCGAGAAGAAAAGGGGGAAAACAAATGGCTGGTCTATCAGCAATAACAACAGATACATAATGCACCAATTTCTTAATAAAATTCCAAGAAGCATTACTTACGCTAAAACGGTGAAGACCAATATTGCCACCAAAATTAGGCACAACATGATCAGATACTGAAATATAATGTTAAGGAGAAGCAACCAAAAAATGTTATGTCAatcaagaataagaaaaaaaattgcacTTCATGTGACATTTGATAAAGTGAGGATACAATCCACAACAAGATGGAGTTGTTCTTCCATGCTCCAAGAAACCCAACAATTGATCTGAAAATCATGTAAAGAAGAATGATTATCACAATATACATAAACAAACCTTGAGTGGTTTAAGGGTTAAAGGGAAAACTAAATGAACAAGTGCATATTTAtgtgaaggaaaacattttccagaaaccTACACGACGAATATAACTCCTCCAAGACCTAGAACAGGCAGAGTGAGAGACTTTCGACAGACATCATGATGAGTGCTCATCCAAATCCCAAAACCTATGACACCCACAGCTAACAGCTGCATTTTCAAGATCCAAATGGAGTACAAAAACAGTTAAAcaccaccaaaaaaaaataaactttctgCTCTAAATTAAGAACTAGAAAAACCTcaatttgaaaacaaaaaagatagAGCATGTGTTCAGTAATGTTTTCCAGTTTTCCCACGTTAGATTGgtcaaatattttgaaaaacacATTCTCTAGGAAAACAAGCTTCTTAAAAATGACGAAAATGACTTCGAAAAACAAGTTCCTCTAGTTATATTCCACATTGATTGTGTTCTCCCCACCCTCCAACACACCGCATCTCACATCCAAATCCCACCTCTCATTTCAGGACAATATCTTTTGCTTACATGTcgaacacaaaaaaaaagtaaaaaactcacttattttcttagaaaacaTTATCCACCATATAAAACACACCTAAATAGCAAAATATTCAACCTCAGATTGAAAACTAGAACAAAAGGAGGTAAAAATTGGTTCTTTTCTcctaaaacaacaaataaatcaaGCTCACTGAATAACTACTACAATCACATTGAACCAAAAGCAATAGCATTTCAGAATAAATTGAAACACTAAACTAACAAACATCAAAGTAAAGTTGCCAACCACATCAAGAAACACAAACCCCAAACCAGTTTACGGGTACATCTTCTCTACTCAATGaagcaaaaacaaaacaacCCAAGTTCACATAAGGCAGCAGAGCAGGAAAAATCAGCTGGAGCTCAAAAGAAACTGAAAATATGAAAAGGGGTTCATACCATTGTAAGAAAATTGATCCATCTTATCACAAAAATACTAGTTGATGTACTCATCCTCCCCTTTTCTTGTCCTTTTGAGCTTGTTACTCTTTCTTGAACcccaaaaatcaatacatatattgaaaaaaaaaaaagacaaagagGAGAACAGAGAGCTGAAACAATTGGGTGTCGGAAATTCTTAAAGACAAAAAAGATGGAAACTTTATGCAGAGAAGTGGCACTTACAGTGCaagaaagcaagaaaaaaagaaaaaaagaaaaggtaaagggatgatttttttgaaaaaagagagGGCAATTTTGTGGGGTTAAGGTAAAGAAGATGAGGGTAAAATGGGAAAGAAAAAGGTTACACTCTCCGTCTAGATACTTATcgtttttcaaaagtcaaatcATTTAAGTTTGCGCGtggaatttcaaaaagaaaattgaaataaatctatatatttataaactacgtaaaaagtattataactCACAATATATAATTAACAATTCAGAATAactaaaagatatataaaaattttacagttaaatttacatttatttaaatttcaaaatttaaaaagtgtCACCGAAATTAGGAGGGAGGGAGTATTTCTATTTTTGGTTCTTGTTTACAAATACTACACGACACGATATGGTGGATAACTgaattaaagaagaagaaagaagtagCTCACAAGTTTGGATTTTTGCTAACAtagaattttaatatatagtttttatttactaaaatatttgcTTAGCTATGAATTTCAGTTTATTTATTTGGTTGTACAGTGTACTCTTGTGACActgatattatatatttttctttttattttttatcattcgTCATAGCATAATATCGCTttcagtaaaaaaaatttagaaattaaaaatattgaagctagttttcttttctcattttctACTTATTTAGTAATTTTATCTAATATTCACTTACTATTTAATTGTTACTTTGatatatttgtaaaattattggaggtatgtaatatgttattgattgcattatttatttataaatttatagcAGACATAATATGTTTGAAGGAGCATacaatatgatttataattgtGAAATCAAAGTAAACTAAAGCTAGAATATTAGTGGTCGTTATATTCGTACCaaacatgttttattttatactatgaGTCTATGGcctaaaatataataatttattatgtagTGGGTAGTATGAATTTGAAggaataaaaacaagaaaagatgTAAATTGATTCATACTATTTCTtgcaaaaagaaacaaatttgaTTAggtaattgatattttattctaaatgaACTATTCCTAATAAAGTTAGTTGGTCTAGATTATtatcttttcttgtttttattccTTTCAAATCGATATGGATGTATTTGAGCTGTTTAAAAATctcatattatattttctttttaaattgtgaattcagtaacattatatcatataaattgacacgaagagaattatttttattta is part of the Solanum pennellii chromosome 8, SPENNV200 genome and harbors:
- the LOC107027085 gene encoding tetraspanin-10, which encodes MSTSTSIFVIRWINFLTMLLAVGVIGFGIWMSTHHDVCRKSLTLPVLGLGGVIFVVSIVGFLGAWKNNSILLWIYLIMLCLILVAILVFTVLAFIVTNNSSGHSVNGQRYKEYQLHDYSSWFLKQLNNTHNWKHLKSCLVKTDDCSNLSKRYRTAKQYKLAKLTPIEAGCCRPPSECGYPAVNASYYDLSFHPTSSSMDCKLYKNSKNIKCYSCDSCKAGVAQYMKTEWRVVAIFNVILFIVLSMIYFVGCCARRNAARERSKI